One Actinoplanes missouriensis 431 DNA segment encodes these proteins:
- the pdxR gene encoding MocR-like pyridoxine biosynthesis transcription factor PdxR — protein MSDFLELRPETAPAKGLTAWLTDGLRAAITGGRLTPGDRLPPTRLLAGELRVSRGVVVEAYQRLTDEGLVTARTGSGTVVTGRGTQQGQRPAGDRRRTLDTLRLPLSTPDGIDLNLSPGVPDLSAFPRAAWLRAERAALSRVTGADLGYGDPGGVPGLRVELARWLGRTRGVRAEADDVLVCAGVAQGLALLARVVTGSAFAVEDPGSRGAADQLTYWGTRVVGVPVDEQGMRVDDLIATGLTTAVLTPAHQFPTGVVLSPERRRALLRWPGLIVEDDYDAEHRYDRAPVAALQGSAPDRVAYLGSVSKSLAPAMRLGWLIAPRRLQPDLLAAKHASDLGNPALPQLVLAELLASGDYERHLRAVRTRQRRRRDALLTALRAHLPGARVAGVAAGLHLLITFPGYGDIADTVLAEAAAAEGVLVQPLSWHRRRPGPPGLVIGYAAHPPDRLAEAAERIGRALSRRAP, from the coding sequence ATGTCGGACTTCCTCGAGCTGCGCCCGGAGACCGCGCCGGCCAAGGGCCTGACCGCCTGGCTCACCGACGGCCTGCGCGCGGCCATCACCGGCGGGCGGCTCACGCCCGGCGACCGGCTGCCGCCCACCCGGCTGCTCGCCGGCGAGCTGCGGGTCTCCCGGGGCGTGGTCGTGGAGGCGTACCAGCGGCTCACCGACGAGGGGCTGGTCACCGCCCGGACCGGTTCCGGCACCGTCGTCACCGGACGCGGCACGCAGCAGGGTCAGCGCCCGGCCGGTGACCGCCGGCGCACCCTGGACACCCTGCGGCTGCCGCTCTCCACCCCGGACGGCATCGACCTCAACCTCTCCCCCGGCGTGCCCGACCTGTCCGCGTTCCCGCGCGCCGCGTGGCTACGGGCGGAGCGGGCGGCGCTGAGCCGGGTGACCGGAGCTGATCTGGGATACGGCGACCCGGGCGGCGTACCCGGGCTCCGGGTCGAACTGGCGCGCTGGCTGGGGCGTACCCGTGGGGTGCGGGCCGAAGCGGACGACGTGCTTGTCTGCGCGGGCGTCGCGCAAGGTCTCGCCCTGCTCGCGCGGGTGGTGACCGGATCCGCGTTCGCCGTCGAGGACCCGGGCTCGCGAGGCGCCGCCGACCAGCTCACCTACTGGGGGACGCGCGTCGTCGGGGTGCCCGTCGACGAGCAGGGCATGCGGGTCGACGACCTGATCGCAACCGGTCTGACGACGGCGGTGCTGACTCCGGCGCACCAGTTCCCGACCGGCGTGGTGCTCAGCCCGGAACGCCGACGGGCTCTCCTGCGGTGGCCGGGACTGATCGTTGAGGACGACTACGACGCGGAGCACCGCTACGACCGGGCGCCGGTCGCCGCGCTGCAGGGCTCGGCGCCGGACCGCGTCGCGTACCTGGGAAGTGTCTCGAAGTCTCTCGCCCCGGCGATGCGGCTGGGCTGGCTGATCGCGCCGCGCCGCCTGCAGCCCGACCTGCTCGCCGCCAAGCACGCCAGTGACCTGGGCAATCCGGCCCTGCCACAGCTGGTCCTCGCCGAACTGCTGGCGTCCGGCGACTACGAACGGCACCTACGGGCGGTCCGGACCCGGCAGCGCCGCCGCCGGGACGCGCTGCTCACCGCGCTACGCGCGCACCTCCCCGGCGCGCGGGTGGCCGGTGTCGCTGCCGGGCTGCACCTTCTGATCACTTTTCCCGGGTACGGGGATATCGCCGACACTGTTCTGGCGGAGGCGGCAGCCGCGGAGGGTGTGCTGGTCCAGCCGCTCTCCTGGCACCGCCGGCGACCTGGTCCGCCGGGCCTCGTCATCGGTTACGCCGCCCACCCGCCGGACCGCCTCGCCGAGGCCGCCGAACGCATCGGCAGAGCGCTCAGTCGTCGAGCACCGTGA
- a CDS encoding DMT family transporter — protein sequence MKALPILAGATGMVFVGGSVAVSGHLAEAPLFTVQALRYAVACLLLLAWSRRSGAAPSPGAAPSPGAAPSPGAVASPGAVASPGAAAVPVTRGGRLSWPRGAEWLWLLGVTGTGLLLFNVALVRGAAHAEPAVLGVAVACVPVLLAAGGPLLEGRTPALRVLAAAVVVTAGAALVQGLGRADATGLGWAFVTFACEAAFTLLAVPVLGRHGPLGVSVHTTWLAAVLFGVTGLIVEGPGAVFRLGAPELLAGAYLAVAVTAVAFLLWYTCVARIGAGRAGLLTGVAPISAAVAGMALGGPAPRPLVWLGMATVAAGLALGLTSRTPSPAERGRPLSARPAGRQFFSTSE from the coding sequence GTGAAAGCGTTACCGATCCTCGCCGGCGCGACCGGCATGGTGTTCGTCGGCGGCAGCGTGGCTGTCTCCGGTCACCTCGCCGAAGCGCCGCTCTTCACCGTGCAGGCCCTCCGGTACGCGGTGGCTTGCCTCCTGCTGCTCGCCTGGTCCCGCCGGTCCGGCGCGGCTCCCTCGCCCGGCGCGGCTCCCTCGCCCGGCGCGGCTCCCTCGCCCGGCGCTGTTGCTTCGCCCGGCGCTGTTGCTTCGCCCGGTGCCGCTGCGGTGCCCGTAACGCGTGGCGGGCGGCTGTCCTGGCCGCGGGGCGCCGAGTGGCTCTGGCTGCTCGGGGTCACCGGGACCGGCCTGCTGCTCTTCAACGTCGCCCTGGTACGCGGCGCGGCCCACGCCGAACCGGCGGTGCTCGGCGTCGCGGTCGCCTGCGTGCCGGTCCTGCTCGCGGCCGGTGGCCCGCTGCTGGAGGGCCGCACTCCGGCGCTGCGGGTGCTCGCCGCGGCCGTGGTGGTGACGGCCGGCGCCGCTCTCGTCCAAGGTCTCGGCCGCGCCGACGCCACCGGGCTCGGCTGGGCGTTCGTGACGTTCGCCTGCGAGGCCGCGTTCACGCTGCTCGCCGTGCCGGTGCTGGGCCGGCACGGTCCGCTCGGCGTCTCGGTGCACACCACGTGGCTGGCGGCGGTGCTCTTCGGCGTGACCGGGCTGATCGTCGAAGGGCCGGGCGCGGTGTTCCGGCTGGGCGCGCCCGAACTGCTGGCCGGCGCCTACCTCGCGGTGGCGGTGACCGCGGTGGCGTTCCTGCTCTGGTACACCTGCGTGGCCCGGATCGGCGCCGGCCGGGCGGGCCTGCTCACCGGTGTCGCCCCGATCAGCGCGGCAGTGGCCGGGATGGCGCTGGGCGGTCCGGCCCCGCGCCCGCTGGTCTGGCTCGGCATGGCGACGGTCGCGGCCGGCCTGGCCCTCGGCCTGACCAGCCGCACCCCGTCACCCGCCGAGCGCGGCCGCCCCCTGAGCGCCCGCCCCGCCGGCCGTCAGTTCTTCTCCACCTCGGAATAG
- a CDS encoding SPFH domain-containing protein translates to MEAIILVLVIVIAVFAVTTLVKSVRIVPQQRMDVVERLGKYKRTLSPGLNLLVPFVDAVRTKVDMREQVVSFPPQPVITSDNLVVSIDTVLYFKVVDPVRATYEISNFLQAIEQLTVTTLRNVIGSLDLERALTSRDQINKHLSSVLDETTGRWGIKVTRVEIKAIEPPPSIRDSMEKQMRAERERRATILNAEGHKQAAILTAEGEKQSQVLRADGDRQARILQAEGQAKAIRTVFDAIHQANPSQKVLAYQYLQALPQIANGSANKVWIVPTELTKALEGLGGALGGLANMAGDIPSSDVDSGAVEREAQAAAEAAAAEAQRVNAEVQAAEAESTAALPPSALPSSAQLPPSAALGSADYSEVEKN, encoded by the coding sequence ATGGAAGCCATCATCCTGGTGCTCGTCATAGTCATCGCGGTCTTCGCGGTGACCACCCTCGTCAAGTCCGTGCGGATCGTCCCCCAGCAGCGGATGGACGTCGTCGAGCGGCTCGGCAAGTACAAGCGCACCCTCTCGCCCGGCCTGAACCTGCTGGTGCCCTTCGTCGACGCGGTGCGCACCAAGGTGGACATGCGCGAGCAGGTCGTCTCGTTCCCGCCGCAGCCGGTGATCACGTCGGACAACCTGGTCGTCTCGATCGACACGGTGCTCTACTTCAAGGTCGTCGACCCGGTGCGGGCCACCTACGAGATCTCCAACTTCCTCCAGGCCATAGAGCAACTGACCGTCACCACGCTGCGCAACGTGATCGGCTCGCTCGACCTGGAGCGCGCGCTGACCAGCCGCGACCAGATCAACAAGCACCTCTCCAGCGTGCTCGACGAGACCACCGGCCGCTGGGGCATCAAGGTCACCCGCGTCGAGATCAAGGCGATCGAGCCGCCGCCAAGCATCCGCGACTCGATGGAGAAGCAGATGCGCGCCGAGCGCGAGCGCCGCGCCACGATCCTGAACGCCGAGGGTCACAAGCAGGCGGCGATCCTCACCGCCGAGGGCGAGAAGCAGTCCCAGGTGCTGCGCGCCGACGGTGACCGGCAGGCCCGCATCCTGCAGGCCGAGGGCCAGGCCAAGGCGATCCGCACCGTCTTCGACGCGATCCACCAGGCCAACCCGTCCCAGAAGGTGCTCGCCTACCAGTACCTCCAGGCCCTCCCGCAGATCGCCAACGGCAGCGCCAACAAGGTGTGGATCGTCCCGACCGAGCTCACCAAGGCGCTCGAGGGCCTCGGCGGCGCGCTCGGCGGTCTGGCCAACATGGCCGGTGACATCCCGTCGTCGGACGTGGACTCCGGCGCCGTCGAGCGCGAGGCACAGGCCGCCGCCGAGGCCGCCGCAGCCGAGGCGCAGCGCGTGAACGCCGAGGTCCAGGCAGCCGAGGCCGAGTCGACGGCCGCTCTCCCGCCGTCCGCCCTGCCGTCGTCCGCCCAGCTGCCGCCGTCGGCAGCCCTGGGCAGTGCCGACTATTCCGAGGTGGAGAAGAACTGA
- a CDS encoding NfeD family protein: MEAVLWIVLAIALVIGEAFTATILIIFFAAGAGAAALAAALGAPLLAQVIVFAVVSGLSVAAVRPIVMRHARPSIETGDTPFGVEAIVGSHGVVVDEVDTSRGMIKIDGELWQARSFDGTETFQPGDRVTVVKLRGATVLVWHDDLPDV; encoded by the coding sequence GTGGAAGCCGTACTCTGGATCGTCCTCGCGATCGCGCTGGTGATCGGCGAGGCCTTCACCGCGACCATTTTGATCATCTTCTTCGCCGCCGGCGCCGGGGCGGCCGCCCTCGCGGCGGCTCTCGGCGCGCCCCTGCTTGCCCAGGTCATCGTGTTCGCGGTGGTCTCCGGCCTGTCGGTGGCGGCGGTGCGGCCGATCGTGATGCGCCACGCCCGGCCGTCGATCGAGACGGGTGACACCCCGTTCGGCGTGGAGGCGATCGTGGGGTCGCACGGCGTGGTCGTGGACGAGGTCGACACGTCCAGGGGCATGATCAAGATCGACGGCGAGTTGTGGCAGGCTCGTTCGTTCGACGGCACGGAGACGTTTCAGCCGGGCGACCGGGTCACGGTCGTCAAGCTCCGTGGCGCCACCGTCCTGGTGTGGCACGACGATCTCCCCGACGTCTAG
- a CDS encoding serine hydrolase domain-containing protein translates to MSLLPETARRVDEIAARAQSNGRVPSFALAVLRDRAVLHFAGAGEQPRPDPKTQYRLGSITKTITATLVMQLRDEGFFALDDLLYRHLPGTPIGGITLRQLLGHVSGLQREPDGPWWERSAGGDVDQLLAGLTYEKLAGAPFRRHRYSNLAYGLLGAVLARVTGQSWAELAAKRVLDPLGMKRTTYAPVEPYARGYVVHALGGTLHEEPRPDTGAMAPAGQLWSTVTDMAKWAGFLADPAPAVLARETVDEMCAPVVISDLESWTAGHGLGPQLFRVGERVYVGHGGSMPGYVAHLVVHRRSRYGVIAFANAYGLAGDHIREVSLRTLTTVLDAEPAPVSPWRPPVAPAGEAAELCGRWWWMGSEYEVVPDGDALVMTGPYHRTRFVREAPDRWRGVEGNNEGEFLRVVRAPDGPVDALDIATFVYRRDPAHLA, encoded by the coding sequence GTGTCGCTGCTTCCGGAGACCGCCCGCCGCGTCGACGAGATCGCTGCCCGCGCGCAGTCCAACGGCCGGGTGCCGTCGTTCGCCCTCGCCGTTCTCCGGGACCGTGCCGTCCTGCACTTCGCCGGCGCCGGTGAGCAGCCCCGGCCGGACCCGAAGACCCAGTACCGGCTCGGCTCGATCACCAAGACGATCACCGCGACGCTGGTGATGCAGCTGCGTGACGAGGGGTTCTTCGCCCTGGACGATCTGCTCTACCGGCACCTGCCGGGCACGCCGATCGGCGGGATCACGCTGCGCCAGCTGCTCGGGCACGTCTCCGGCCTGCAGCGCGAGCCGGACGGCCCGTGGTGGGAGCGCAGCGCCGGCGGTGACGTGGACCAGCTGCTGGCCGGTCTGACCTACGAGAAGCTGGCCGGCGCGCCGTTCCGCCGGCACCGGTATTCGAATCTCGCATACGGCCTGCTCGGCGCCGTGCTGGCGCGGGTCACCGGGCAGAGCTGGGCGGAGCTGGCGGCCAAGCGGGTGCTCGACCCGCTGGGGATGAAGCGGACCACGTACGCGCCGGTCGAGCCGTACGCCCGGGGGTACGTGGTGCACGCGCTCGGCGGAACCCTGCACGAGGAGCCGCGGCCGGACACCGGCGCGATGGCCCCGGCCGGTCAACTGTGGTCGACCGTCACGGACATGGCGAAGTGGGCCGGCTTCCTGGCCGACCCGGCGCCGGCGGTGCTGGCCCGGGAGACCGTGGACGAGATGTGCGCGCCGGTGGTGATCTCCGATCTGGAGTCGTGGACGGCGGGGCACGGGCTGGGGCCGCAGCTGTTCCGCGTCGGTGAGCGGGTCTACGTGGGGCACGGCGGTTCCATGCCGGGTTACGTCGCCCACCTGGTCGTGCACCGCCGCAGCCGGTACGGGGTGATCGCGTTCGCGAACGCCTACGGGCTGGCCGGGGACCACATCCGGGAGGTGTCGCTGCGGACGCTGACCACGGTGCTGGACGCGGAGCCGGCGCCGGTGTCCCCGTGGCGCCCGCCGGTCGCCCCGGCCGGCGAGGCGGCCGAGCTGTGCGGCCGCTGGTGGTGGATGGGCAGCGAGTACGAGGTGGTCCCGGATGGCGACGCGCTGGTCATGACGGGGCCGTACCACCGGACCCGTTTCGTCCGGGAGGCCCCGGACCGGTGGCGCGGGGTCGAGGGGAACAACGAGGGGGAGTTCCTGCGGGTGGTGCGAGCGCCGGACGGGCCGGTCGACGCGCTGGACATCGCCACGTTCGTCTATCGCCGGGACCCGGCGCACCTGGCCTGA
- a CDS encoding STAS domain-containing protein — MNTYAVAQDDDLDALVVTPLADLDRDVAEEIRPALMSAAGAGRDVVVDLHAVHLIDSAGLGLLVRAHREAKRHGAQLSLAEPSRFVQTVLHTMRLDGVFSVVGSRSGPG; from the coding sequence ATGAACACCTATGCCGTGGCGCAGGACGACGATCTGGACGCCCTGGTCGTCACCCCGCTGGCCGACCTCGACCGGGACGTGGCCGAGGAGATCCGGCCGGCGCTGATGTCGGCGGCCGGCGCCGGGCGGGACGTGGTGGTCGACCTGCACGCCGTCCACCTCATCGACTCGGCCGGTCTGGGTCTGCTGGTCCGCGCCCACCGGGAGGCGAAACGGCACGGCGCGCAACTGTCGCTGGCGGAGCCGTCCCGGTTCGTGCAGACCGTCCTGCACACGATGCGCCTGGACGGGGTCTTCTCGGTGGTCGGCTCCCGGTCAGGACCGGGGTAA
- a CDS encoding response regulator transcription factor encodes MTAVLLIEDDDRIRLSLSMALEDEGYTAYTSATAEEGLADYRRRPADTVLVDLMLPGMDGFECIRQLRRETEVPIIVISARDDTHDIVAALEAGADDYVVKPVAVKELAARLRALRRRARVAAAAATAPVDTAPVATVLTFGDLQVSPDAGEVRLNGDPVKVTRTEFRLLCELAAHPGLVLSRQQLLQRVWGYEFGDERVVDVHVGRLRHKIEVDNREPRHLVTVRGLGYKLQP; translated from the coding sequence ATGACCGCCGTGCTGCTGATCGAGGACGACGACCGGATCCGGCTGTCGCTGTCCATGGCCCTGGAGGATGAGGGGTACACCGCGTACACCTCGGCCACCGCCGAGGAGGGCCTCGCCGACTACCGCCGCAGGCCCGCCGACACGGTGCTGGTCGACCTCATGCTGCCGGGCATGGACGGCTTCGAGTGCATCCGGCAGCTGCGCCGGGAGACCGAGGTGCCGATCATCGTGATCAGCGCGCGGGACGACACGCACGACATCGTGGCCGCGCTGGAGGCGGGCGCCGACGACTACGTGGTCAAGCCGGTGGCGGTCAAGGAGCTGGCCGCGCGGCTGCGGGCGCTGCGGCGCCGGGCCCGGGTGGCCGCCGCCGCGGCCACCGCGCCGGTGGACACCGCGCCGGTGGCGACCGTGCTGACGTTCGGCGATCTGCAGGTCAGTCCGGATGCCGGCGAGGTACGGCTGAACGGCGACCCGGTCAAGGTGACCCGCACCGAGTTCCGGCTGCTGTGCGAGCTCGCCGCCCATCCCGGGCTGGTGCTCTCCCGTCAGCAGCTGCTGCAGCGGGTCTGGGGATACGAGTTCGGCGACGAGCGGGTGGTCGACGTGCACGTCGGCCGGCTGCGCCACAAGATCGAGGTGGACAACCGGGAACCCCGGCACCTGGTCACCGTGCGTGGCCTCGGGTACAAGCTGCAGCCGTGA
- a CDS encoding flavohemoprotein, translated as MSAGSGPGSDPHLLALLRAIRLRQNAPDAAEAGAADTAAALSDVPAGTEPAHEPAEPADPGDDVSRFPDTPAPHPSRIPPAASRPPSGRSASGRPAAARPAPPDPQRPADRANPEILWRGDPGATLGRSGLGAKRRPGASKGVWGAAAGRINPITGVNPAGPATPAAPIPGIEGIRPVGPPGTEFPADPTLYGYPSRGGPHGPAPKRNAPGVDGMNPADDAELRDVQRMLSTSLTFAGGTAEVAERLWDALLQAQPDLLATVPGTADTQRRQLARALTWIAHNLDDPPTVVTGCGQLGAALAESGVQWNQLQLVGAALAEALRAGMAPGGWRQDFDQAWRWAWQHTYEWIVHGGTLAAYQPTVWTAEVLAHELRRPDLAVIRVRPFLPMPYRPGQYAGVEVDQLPGVWRPYSLAGAPHRDETLELHVRAKSAAGVSHTLVHGTRTGDRIRLTRAEGDLALPSEAGRGVLMIAGDTGIAPMKAMLAQVAATADPRPVVLFWGVRELSELYDIDDVSAIAHEAPKATVVPVVSEGNPGPYAYGLVTDAVAAYGEWSRHEVCLAGPPLMVAATTAALEDLGVPPARIHHDPPE; from the coding sequence GTGTCGGCTGGTTCGGGACCGGGCTCCGACCCGCATCTGCTCGCTCTGCTGCGAGCCATCCGACTGCGCCAGAACGCGCCGGACGCCGCCGAGGCCGGGGCGGCGGACACCGCGGCGGCGCTCTCCGACGTTCCCGCCGGCACCGAGCCGGCGCACGAACCGGCGGAACCGGCGGATCCGGGGGACGACGTGTCCCGCTTCCCCGACACGCCGGCGCCGCACCCGAGCCGGATCCCGCCCGCCGCCAGCCGCCCGCCGTCGGGCCGATCGGCCTCGGGACGCCCGGCGGCCGCCCGCCCCGCCCCGCCCGACCCGCAGCGACCGGCGGACCGGGCCAACCCGGAGATCCTCTGGCGCGGCGATCCCGGCGCCACCCTCGGCCGGTCCGGTCTCGGCGCGAAACGCCGCCCCGGAGCGTCGAAAGGCGTGTGGGGCGCCGCCGCCGGCCGGATCAACCCGATCACCGGCGTGAACCCGGCCGGCCCCGCCACACCGGCCGCCCCGATCCCCGGCATCGAGGGGATCCGGCCGGTCGGCCCGCCCGGCACCGAGTTCCCGGCCGACCCGACGCTCTACGGATATCCGTCCCGGGGCGGCCCGCACGGTCCTGCGCCGAAACGCAACGCCCCCGGAGTCGACGGCATGAACCCGGCCGACGACGCCGAACTGCGCGACGTCCAGCGGATGCTCAGCACCAGCCTGACGTTCGCGGGCGGCACCGCCGAGGTGGCCGAACGACTGTGGGACGCCCTGCTCCAGGCCCAGCCGGACCTGCTCGCGACGGTTCCCGGAACGGCCGACACGCAGCGCCGCCAACTGGCACGGGCGCTCACCTGGATAGCCCACAATCTGGACGATCCGCCCACCGTCGTCACCGGGTGCGGGCAGCTCGGCGCCGCGCTCGCCGAGAGCGGCGTGCAGTGGAACCAGCTGCAACTCGTCGGAGCGGCGCTCGCCGAGGCGCTGCGGGCCGGCATGGCGCCCGGCGGGTGGCGGCAGGACTTCGATCAGGCGTGGCGATGGGCGTGGCAGCACACCTACGAGTGGATCGTGCACGGGGGGACGCTCGCCGCGTACCAGCCGACCGTCTGGACCGCCGAGGTGCTCGCCCACGAACTGCGCCGGCCGGACCTCGCGGTGATCCGGGTGCGACCGTTTCTGCCCATGCCGTACCGCCCCGGCCAGTACGCCGGCGTCGAAGTCGACCAGCTGCCCGGAGTGTGGCGGCCGTACTCGCTGGCCGGCGCCCCGCACCGGGACGAAACCCTCGAACTGCACGTCCGCGCCAAGTCCGCGGCCGGCGTGAGCCACACCCTCGTGCACGGAACCCGCACCGGCGATCGGATCCGGCTCACCCGCGCCGAGGGTGACCTGGCACTTCCCTCCGAAGCGGGCCGCGGCGTCCTGATGATCGCCGGAGACACCGGGATAGCCCCGATGAAGGCGATGCTCGCCCAGGTGGCCGCCACCGCCGACCCGCGCCCGGTCGTCCTGTTCTGGGGCGTGCGGGAGCTCAGCGAGCTGTATGACATCGACGACGTGTCCGCTATTGCCCATGAGGCCCCGAAGGCGACGGTGGTTCCGGTGGTGTCCGAGGGCAATCCCGGGCCGTATGCGTACGGGCTGGTCACGGACGCGGTCGCGGCCTACGGCGAGTGGTCCCGCCACGAGGTCTGCCTCGCCGGCCCGCCGCTGATGGTCGCGGCGACGACGGCGGCGCTGGAGGATCTCGGGGTGCCGCCGGCGCGGATCCACCACGACCCTCCGGAATGA